TGTATTATATAACACATGCCCCTTATTTTAGAGCATCATGCCACAGACCATAATAGTTATGCCATAAGTCTACAGTAGACctctgagttatgcaggggttgcattccttgcAACCCCCCGCATAACTTAAACTTTGTGCAATTTGGGAAAGAAAAGAACCAggtagcagcctggttcccagctcccctgggcttgcaggagctggtaaACTGactagagctggtcagtttcctggctcccagagtggtaggGAGCTGCCTGGTTCCCCACTCCCCGCCACTCTAGGAGCCAGGCGCcacttctccctggctttcccccacagtggcagctgtctgcccgcctggcttccccccagctgggggagcctggccggCAGCCAGCTGCAGTGAGGctctgagttgtgcttaactcgtgttaatacgagttaagtacaacttgaagtcatgcattttgagggtttactgtattccctATTTTGCTgtagcataactcagcttttgcaAAGCAAGCCCTATTCTATAtctattttctcaaaaaacagaaatgccattgagttcaatgggacttactccaaaattaagtacgCTCTATGCACTAGGCCACTCTTAAcatttttggtaacttgatttaaataattgaattttggagatatttaaattaCCTTGAATTAAATCAGTGATGTAAGTCACCTTGCCTTAAATCATCAATCCACCCTGACCATGGACTGAGCCAGCACTAATGGCTCCAGCACTGGTACAATACAAAAGTTGCTTAAACACAAATAGTTTCAAATCTTAAAATTCACAGTTTACAGGTTTGTATATTCAGATTCGTTGGGGGCtattttcctctttcttctcccttatattgcaaagtgggtgtaaaacTGTGCCAGATCAGAATATTAACCCTTTGCACTCATTTTGAGCATGTGAAAATAACTACACAAAGAGCAAAGCAACAAAGAACCTGTTTAGTGTTCATTGTTAAcgcacaaaagccgtgtctacacatgcacgctacttcgaagtagcggcactaacttcgaaatagcgcccatcacggctacatgcgccgggcgctatttcgaagttaacttcgacgttaggtggcgagacgtcgaagtcgctaaccccatgaggggataggaatagcgccctacttcaacgttcaacgtcgaagtagggaccgcgtagtcgttgcgcgtcccgcaacttcgaaatagcggggtccgccatggcggccatcagctgaggggttgagagacgctctctctccagcccctgcggggctctatggtcaccgtgggcagcagcccttagcccagggcttctgactgctgctgcggcagctggggatccatgctgcaggcacagggtctgcaaccagttgtcggctctgtggatcttgtgttgtttagtgcaactgtgtctgggaggggccctttaagggagcggctggctgttgagtccgccctgtgaccctgtctgcagctgtgcctggcacccttatttcgatgtgtgctactttggcgtgtagacgtaccgtcgcagcgcctatttcgatgtggtgccgcgcaacgtcaaagttgaacatcgacgttgccagccctggaggacgtgtagacgtttcgatgttgctacatcgaaataatctatttcgatgtaggcttcacgtgtagacgtagccaaagaagcAGAAGTTCCTGattcctgccccctgctctcccccatTTGATTTCCATCTCTCTTTAGTTAAGAACCGTGTGAAATCGCATGACAATCATGTACTAGAAATTGATGACAAAAGACTGAAGATATTAATCCAAGCAGATTCAGATATCAAGGATCCTGGAGAAAGCCAGTCTACAACACAATCATTGGGCCTGTCTGACACTTCAGGCTTTCCACAGCTTCAGAAGAAATCTGATAAGAAACAGCTTGGTGATGCCAGTTCATCTTCCACAGCATTTACTGAGAAGGTATGTTTACTATAATGTAGAAAACAATAATTCACCTGGAGGATTGCTACTGAGGCACATTTAGGAAGCCTTCCAAAGGAACTAATAAACATAATCAGATATGCTGTTCCATAACAGTTTCTTATACTTTTCTTGACATTGTAGAATCTGAGCATGCTCCAGTGTACTATGTTAAGCAACATGACTAACATGATAAGTGTTTCATTTGTTCATCTTCTCTAGAGGATAATTGTACATCTAATACAGAGTTTtattttggttggttgttttttgaaagaaggtacaGCTCTGTATTTTTGGTAGGGAAGAAAGATACAGAAGTGTACTTTGCACTTGGAGTCCTGAGTTTTGTGGTGGTCCTAAATGCCTGTGGAATAAAAAATAATATCAGCAAAGTAGATCATGAGTTGCTTTGTGTGTTTTGAGTTTTATATGTACGTCTTGTGTCTGCTGGGTCTTAGTTTAAGAGAGAACTGTGGATGATCTCTACATTGTCCCACTGCAATTCAGATTAGAAAATgttccactgatttcattggGAGCAGGACTGGTTCTCGTACACATGTCCATAGAGATCAATGGCAGTATATCAGTACACACGCATTCAGAGAAGACTATATGCAAGAGAATTTGTATACAGTAAGAACAAAATAATATTGGCAAGCTGAGAGTAGTGTAAAaaggttttttaaatatttgaaagaatAAGCTCAGTGTTTTAGGGAAACTAGTAGTgatttttcttgttctttcattttcagatttttctcCATGTGTCTGCAACCTTGAATACCAGCTTGTTCACTAAACAGCAAAGACAACGAGTGATCGTTCTGTGCCCAaagttaaaaatagaaaaacattCTGATAACCATGGCATCGAGGAAGTGACAGGAAcctatgaagatattgaaaaagTGTATCGCTATTTTGATGATCTCCTCATAAAAAATAGCCAACacactgatttttcacacttggaGACAGTGAATGATTTGGAGGATGTGCATAAAAATGGTCTGGATGAAGTGAACAGTATTGAAGTTCCATCAGCTCTTTATGAATACTTTACCCATGTTTATGAAGAACAAATTAAAGATTTACAGCAACGTTTTGATGTGAAGATAAAAACTAAAGAGCACAACCTTGGTCTCACTTCAGTATACTTTATATCTGATGGGAAGTCTGGATTAGTAGAAAAAGCTTGTCAGTCTTTTATCACTGATTTTCAACAAGGAATCACAGATTTGAAACAAGAAAAAGTTTCTTTGACAGACAGTTCCCAGTTAAACGAAACACTACAGAAATTAAATACTAAGTTTAAGAGTCTTCTTGCCAAAAATGAAGGAAATACAGTAATACTGCGTGGTCCAGCAAATGAGATTTTGGCTGCAAAAAAAtttcttgaagaaaaaaatgtaaacagaCCAATTGAAAAACCGATGAAAATAACATTTGAAGCTTACTCCTTTAAGAATGGAATTGAAGTTGATTATTTTGGGCTTAAACTTGTGGAAACAATATTAAGTAGAGAAATTGAAGTGATAAATCAAACATTTGGTACTATTATGGAAAAAAAGGGCTATCACCAGAGTCAGAAAGCTTGCATCATATTTAAACCTAAGAACAAAGATTTAGATATGTCTGCTCATGCTTATGAACACTTCATTACTGTATTTCAGAAGGCAGCAGCAATGATtactgaaaaagagaaaaaacagctgAACACGAACTTTAATAAACTACAGCTAGAAAACCCAGGTATAATACATAAGAAAATAGATGAGAAACTCAGTTTACAAAGTTTACCAGATTTGCATGCTCCTGAAAAGCACATTGGGAGCCTTCTTAGCATTCAAGACCCTGCAATGAGTAAAGAAGGGACAGCTCTCACTTATGGTACCAGCTGTAGAGGTGCTACAGGCACTTATCTGGATGCAGATGGTAGAAAAATGAGTAGGGTTTCTTCAAAAGAGCAACCTAGACCAAAGATACCAGAAGGAGAGGAAGCCAAAGAGGTGTGTCCCATTTGCATGGATCAAATCCATCAAAAAGAAATACTACAAAAGTGCAAACATGAATTTTGCAGAGCATGTATCCAAGAGGCAATGCAGTATAAGCCTGCCTGTCCTGTCTGTAATATGTTTTATGGATGCATGCAGGGAAATCAGCCAAATGGAACAATGACTTTCATAAAGATGCCTTATCCAATCCCTGGCTATCCTAGGTGTGGATCTATTCAAATTTCCTATCATATGCAAGGTGGAGTTCAAACTGTAAGTATGTGTGAAAACTTGTTAACAAAACAGAGCATGAATACAGAAGCcaatattttccatatttttacatcctagatttttttttaatccatcagatatttattccagtattttttGTTAGTCTCTGGTACTCTGACTACGCATTGCAAATCTGAGTGTTCTGGATAGGTTCTCATACCATGTCACATTATATTATATTTATGATGTGATATTAATATGCAGTACATGGGAACCTCTCCATACCATGTGTCCCTAATCCAGGAATTCCCATGATGTagaggaggaagtggctctgtgtgcCGCCACTCCCCCCTCAACCTCCCCACCTGGTGAAATGGCAGCATACAGAACCACTTCCCCTGAGACTTTTCCCCACTACTCCCATAGCAGTGGGGTGgtgcctggagcagcagggcacaCAGAGCCACAGGTGGCCCCAGAAGCAAGACACCTGGTAAGCACCCAGCCATCATTGCCCAGACCCCACAGTGCCTCCCAGCCTGGCAAAATCTTTACTGTGGCACGCCCTGTTTCTGAGGGTTGCTGGTTTAAAGAGGTTCAAATTTATTAACATCCAGTGCTGGGTCAGAGCTACTGGAtgaacctcttaaatctggtactctcttatCCAGCATACATGGTCTGGCAGAGAGGGCCAGGGCCACACCCACATCCacaaggctggggccagagtcagagcccctgccagccctgctgtgggaggtgctggggcagCCCTTTGAGTGTGAGTCAAAGGGttagagccctgtggcagcccaggGAGCCCAAAGTCCCTGGGGGGAGAGAGGTTGGGGCAAAAGCCCTGGACCTTTCCTAGCCCAGCAAATGCTGTCATTCAGGACACGTCAAGTCCTGACCATGCTCGACCAGAGATGTGCATCGTGTACAAGGGACACAAAAAATATCAAACTATATGAATGACAGATAAAACCAAATTGTAGCCCTTGCTGTTATACacagtgggcctgattctcttgCCAGACAGGTGTAAATCTGGTTTAACTCCATTGAAATTGGTGGAGTGAGGCTGATGTAAAACTGCTGTGAGAGGAGAATCATTGTTTACAGAAGTGTGTACAGTAGACTTCTGAGTTATGTGAAGGTTGTGTTTCCGGGCAacctcacgtaactcaaatttcatgcaatatgggaggagctgggaaccaggcagcagactggATCCCAattcccctctgctggcaggagccaggaaactgaccagcacatcgcaCACCAAGAGTTAGGCTGCTgtctctgacaggagcagtttcctgccaCTCCCCCTGctactcagctgctgcccctgacaggagccacggcagctggtcagtttcccagctcctctgagtggcagggagctggtgcttggcagcctggagccaggcgccagctccccaccactcagtcgCGTTAACCCAAGATACACGCAAGTCaagtgtgtgtatctcggggttctactgtagtgCATTATGGAGAGGGAAGAATTGTAAGGGGTTTGGATTATGTTGTTTAAATAGCACGTAGCACAGTAAGCTGATCGGGATACTTAGGTACTGCTGCAGGCTAAATAATAATTTCATGTAAGAAAAACAAAGGGAAAGGACAAAAGTTGCAAGGAACTATGAGAACAAGAACATGACAGTTAGAAACAATGGATGAGTGAATTGTGACAAGAAAATATACAAAACTGAATGAAGGAGAAGGAACAATATTGAAAGTGAGGGTGAATTTCATTGACACTTCAGATAGACAGGAAACCAGTGGGCAGGTGAAAAATTGTGTCATTAGAAAGGCAAAGTCAAAATTAGGCATGCTATGTGATTTTGAACAAACTGGAAGGAGTTGGAGAATGGACTTGCATAGCACTGCAAAAACTGATGCGTCAGAttaatttgtgttttttgtgTATCTGTGGTGTACATAAGGTCCTTTTGATATTGGTAATTTTTACTGattgtctttaaaaaattgtGAGGTTTTGAAAAAGCCAGTATTCTGGTTGTAGTGGTTTTTTTGCAGGGAAATGGGGTATCTaaattttggcttttttgggattCAAgaatttttcaaagatgggcaagAAGCTGGGTTCCATCAGCTGAGATTGCTCAGCTGCAGAGATGGGCCCGCAGGGAGCTGaatgctgcttcctgggagtACTGGCTTCCCTATCAGACAGCCTCCTGGCCCCTTCCATATTCTCTAAAGGGCCATGAgggagctctgtggggcaggaaaGCCAGTACTGACAGGCCACAGCCTTCTTTTTCCCGCCTAACTGTGGCCCTTCTGCACGAATCTTCTCCATGGGAGAACAACCTGGAGAGCTGAGGCTCCCTGCCTACTGCAGTGACAGGCCCATAGTGTGTAAAGTTTCATTCACTGCTATATCATGAAGTTCTCACTTTATCCTCCTCACAGGCCTAATGAACTCTGTAAGTATTGGACACCACTCCCCAGCCTCACCACCTACATCTTTCTAGTGGGAATCCTTCTGCCTCCATGGGTACCAAGCATCAtcttcctgcctgctgcccactggttttggtttttatcgatttctcctcctgctgccctcctTTCTGTTTTgtgttctttgtttgtttttttaattgtaatAAACACTGATAAACttcaagggggaaaaaagccagaaATGAAATGCCGTTAGCATACAGTTAATTTTCACTGTATTCTTTACAAAACAGAAGAGCCATCCAAACCCAGGCAGACCATATGGTGGAACAAGTCGAATAGCCTACTTACCTGACAACAAGGAAGGAAATGAAATTTTGCAGCTACTTAGAAGGGCCTTTGACCAAAGATTGATTTTCACAGTGGGGCAATCACGTACTTCTGGCGCAAATGATGTTATCACCTGGAATGATATTCACCATAAAACAAGCATCAGTGGGGGACCTGAAATGtgagtatttttaaatgattgtACTGCTTGTCAAAGGTGCTAGATTGACAGGCCTGAGCCTGATCTGTACTAAACATTTCGGCATTACTAGCAACTTAGCAAGATATTTCCCTGCTGTAAAATATCTTGGGTCACACTCTTCACTGACCTGCACCATGTGTtgtcatttacacctgtgcaaagtgttGTGAGAATCCTGATTGGACACATTTTACGCTCAGTTTGCACAGATATAAATAATTACATAAGaggtgcaaggcagtggagaatcacacctcctgtgtccacacacaaaacctcTTTCAGTAGCACACAGGCATTAACACCATTGCAACTGCACCTACCCCAGACCAGGCTAAGTACCATTACATACTCCACTCAGTCTCCCAATTGTTGCGGAGCTAGTGTGGTCAGGGAATGCAAGCATTGTAGCTACAGCACTGTAAAATTATTTCTCTAAATACAGTTGTACATTGCAAGCTTTTTTACATGGATAGTTTATGGTACTGTCTCTTTTACCTGTCGAGCCATTTAGCTACTGGCTTCACAAGCCATAATATACCAAGTTAGCTACTCAGTAGACATCTGCTTCATTAGAGCTAGCAGGTCCGAAAACAGATGTAGTACTGCACGAGTCTCAGCTTTACCCATTCCCAGAGAACCAACACCTTCACTCCACTGCAGTGGAAGTCCTagataaaaaatgaaaactatcaTATTAACATTCTGTAAAATTCCCATTTCATATAAAATTAGTTTTCATAAATCACTACATAGTAACAGAATGGACTAATCAGCCAAATTAAAGAATCAAACTGTAAAATAATCAAATAATTAAATATACCAAACTTCCTCACCTCCTAGGTGATCAATGCAGTATGAACTGTATCTCCTGGCCCAGAATCAGTTTAGCAGCACCTTGAGGGAGCCTGATGACTCTCCACCATTGTATCTGCAAGGCTGAGGAAGTGACGGGGCATAGACCCTTCCTTTTCAATATTATGGGTGTACATCTTTGGACAGGCCAGAGCAGTTAGAAGCATGCATTGGAACAAACTCAAGATATGAATAAGTGACCATATACGCTATATACCATAGGCATTAAGGGCAGCTGCTCTCAGACACTGTCTCAGAATTGCCTGTTAGGCGTAACAATCCCTCTCTCCTACACCACTTGCAAGAAGCACTGCTTGTGGATGCAGAGTGCTGTGTACACCCATAACTGGATGGCTGGGATAGATGCTATACTCAGTGGCAGCTTGTATCAGAGCAGTCACTCTTCTGCAGGTGTTCGCTCTTCCCTTCTCCAGGATAGACACAGTTCCAAGGACTATGGATAAAAACAGAAAAGGATGCAACACAAAAGGGGACTGCAGATATCCCCATACCACCCTCAAATGTATCCCACCTCTGAAGAAAAGGTATATACTCCAGAGAACTGTGGCCAAATCAATTTGTGAAACACAACACTTTAGGGcctggaatatattgacagaacaagTATATGCTGGTTGCTATGAGGTAGATGGGGGGAGAGTTTCATACTGAAAAGTTgctgcatgtaatgctcaaaactggatttaaaagagttaggtttttcaaatcttttattttacaaagaacaaaaaataacaagagaaaatcgtctgaatgaacaactaatgtcctccTGATAGGACaattagcaaccctataattaagtacagaaattaaaaattaagtacaaacccaaagcaCAACATTGATATAACAGCTGAAAGATGGAACGTTAGTTAGTGTCACtcttttgtacaaaaacagaaaggaaaatattgttaaaaaaaaactgtccttccttaaagctgaaaatatatttatatataaaaaatgcaaaacaaattaggtatggaaagtatttttaaattttgtgtttttatgaatttgttatttttacagaaaactactggaaaataaaaataagtaacatttgacagtttttcaaTGGAAattgtttttgcattttttcatcacacatctgcttaatattaggaatgatgctggagagttagATCCTCATATGAGGTGCAGtatcacatgatttctctgaacacaactgATGCCGAAATAATCTGAATCGACTCTGATTCCTTCAGCATGAGTCACATAACAACTATTCTATTATGAATGCTGATAGAGAGgcagccgtattagtctgtattctaacaaaacaaaacaccagttatgtagcactttgaagactagcaaaatgatttattaggtgatgagctttcatgggacagcatTATTGAAATAATTGAAATGTTTGATATGGACACAATGATATTGTCCTCAAAGAAGCAGTAGATAGTCAAGAAAGGCTAGAGGACAATAAC
This portion of the Carettochelys insculpta isolate YL-2023 chromosome 8, ASM3395843v1, whole genome shotgun sequence genome encodes:
- the DTX3L gene encoding E3 ubiquitin-protein ligase DTX3L, whose amino-acid sequence is MAARPAPLLVRVSPGPGQRLPDKLHLKLESYFQSSRRSKGGECEVEPGPEPGAYLVHFHSEEVKNRVKSHDNHVLEIDDKRLKILIQADSDIKDPGESQSTTQSLGLSDTSGFPQLQKKSDKKQLGDASSSSTAFTEKIFLHVSATLNTSLFTKQQRQRVIVLCPKLKIEKHSDNHGIEEVTGTYEDIEKVYRYFDDLLIKNSQHTDFSHLETVNDLEDVHKNGLDEVNSIEVPSALYEYFTHVYEEQIKDLQQRFDVKIKTKEHNLGLTSVYFISDGKSGLVEKACQSFITDFQQGITDLKQEKVSLTDSSQLNETLQKLNTKFKSLLAKNEGNTVILRGPANEILAAKKFLEEKNVNRPIEKPMKITFEAYSFKNGIEVDYFGLKLVETILSREIEVINQTFGTIMEKKGYHQSQKACIIFKPKNKDLDMSAHAYEHFITVFQKAAAMITEKEKKQLNTNFNKLQLENPGIIHKKIDEKLSLQSLPDLHAPEKHIGSLLSIQDPAMSKEGTALTYGTSCRGATGTYLDADGRKMSRVSSKEQPRPKIPEGEEAKEVCPICMDQIHQKEILQKCKHEFCRACIQEAMQYKPACPVCNMFYGCMQGNQPNGTMTFIKMPYPIPGYPRCGSIQISYHMQGGVQTKSHPNPGRPYGGTSRIAYLPDNKEGNEILQLLRRAFDQRLIFTVGQSRTSGANDVITWNDIHHKTSISGGPEMFGYPDPNYLKRVRQELKAKGIE